A window of Dehalobacter sp. contains these coding sequences:
- a CDS encoding GGDEF domain-containing protein, whose translation MNLVNRKDDHDFLDKHRLSQKNKFIICLLFIGILVLVLFFGNLNTAPGIIIGSIMAVVTLLMPLIFGYTGLMVTLIYSIIGMTAPFRFGIMQGDPYYFAIAVFILANFLGSAIIAIEVERNKKTQKVLETLSVTDGLTEIYNHRYFQQRLDEEIARATRANRTLVLCMIDIDNFKMYNDSYGHYFGDEILRKTAGLIQNTTRKSDIACRYGGDEFAVILPDSGVEEVHFVMERLKEAFYSLRFSFPDCHVTRTLTLSVGFSIFPDLAENKDQLITQADAALYRAKYQGRNTIQLYKN comes from the coding sequence ATGAATTTAGTTAATCGAAAAGATGATCATGATTTTTTAGACAAACATAGACTGAGTCAGAAAAACAAATTTATCATCTGTTTGTTATTTATTGGGATCCTGGTTTTGGTGCTGTTTTTTGGTAATTTAAATACAGCTCCGGGAATTATTATAGGGAGTATAATGGCTGTCGTCACGTTGCTGATGCCGCTGATCTTTGGGTATACCGGCCTTATGGTTACGCTGATATACAGCATCATAGGGATGACTGCTCCATTCAGATTCGGAATAATGCAAGGTGACCCATATTATTTTGCTATTGCCGTGTTCATCCTGGCTAACTTTTTGGGATCTGCGATTATTGCCATTGAAGTTGAACGCAATAAAAAGACCCAGAAAGTACTTGAGACCCTTTCTGTAACAGACGGTCTGACAGAGATCTACAATCACAGGTATTTTCAGCAAAGGCTTGACGAAGAGATTGCGAGGGCGACCAGAGCAAATCGTACGCTTGTCTTGTGTATGATCGATATTGATAACTTTAAGATGTACAATGATTCCTATGGTCATTATTTTGGTGATGAAATACTAAGAAAAACAGCCGGGCTGATCCAAAACACAACGAGAAAGTCAGATATTGCCTGCCGCTACGGCGGGGACGAATTTGCAGTAATTTTGCCTGATTCCGGCGTCGAAGAAGTCCATTTTGTCATGGAAAGACTTAAAGAAGCATTTTACAGTCTGCGATTTTCTTTCCCGGATTGTCACGTTACAAGAACTTTAACGCTTTCGGTCGGTTTCTCAATTTTTCCTGATCTGGCGGAAAATAAAGATCAACTGATTACCCAGGCTGATGCTGCCCTTTACCGGGCCAAATATCAGGGCAGAAACACAATCCAGCTTTATAAAAATTAA